From one Chloroflexota bacterium genomic stretch:
- a CDS encoding alpha/beta fold hydrolase, protein MRTDRIAVAKDVTLALDRWEPADVPARATVPGPMFLLVHGLASNARLWDGVAERLAAAGHAVTAVDLRGHGRSSKPDAGYDVPTVAGDLARLIEVAGLERPIVGGQSWGGNVAVELAARHPAIVRGIACIDGGWIDLQSAFPDWDACRAALAPPRLAGRRLAEVDGWIRAAHPAWPESGIRGSLANLEVLADGTVRPWLTFERHLLVLRGLWDHRPAGLYPAIDVPVLLLAAESTAGAEPAKHRTVDAASAALHRSRTRWFIGDHDIHAQFPDELADVLASMTSAGAPQ, encoded by the coding sequence GTGCGCACGGACCGCATCGCGGTGGCGAAGGACGTCACGCTGGCGCTCGATCGATGGGAGCCCGCCGACGTGCCCGCGAGGGCGACCGTCCCCGGCCCGATGTTCCTGCTCGTCCACGGGCTCGCCTCCAACGCACGTCTGTGGGACGGTGTCGCCGAGCGGTTGGCCGCCGCGGGTCATGCGGTCACAGCCGTGGATCTCCGCGGTCATGGTCGGTCGAGCAAGCCCGACGCCGGATATGACGTGCCGACGGTCGCCGGCGACCTCGCCCGGCTCATCGAGGTGGCCGGCCTGGAGCGTCCGATCGTCGGCGGCCAGTCATGGGGCGGCAACGTCGCCGTCGAGCTCGCCGCCCGGCATCCCGCCATCGTGCGCGGGATCGCCTGCATCGACGGCGGATGGATCGACCTCCAGTCGGCGTTCCCGGACTGGGACGCCTGCCGGGCGGCGCTCGCCCCGCCCCGCCTCGCCGGTCGACGACTCGCCGAGGTCGACGGCTGGATCCGGGCCGCGCACCCCGCCTGGCCCGAGTCGGGGATCCGCGGGTCGCTCGCCAACCTCGAGGTGCTGGCCGACGGGACCGTGCGTCCGTGGCTGACGTTCGAGCGCCACCTCCTCGTCCTCCGCGGCCTCTGGGACCATCGTCCCGCGGGGCTCTACCCGGCCATCGACGTCCCGGTCCTCCTCCTCGCGGCCGAGTCGACGGCCGGCGCCGAGCCGGCGAAGCACCGGACGGTCGATGCCGCGTCCGCTGCGCTCCATCGGTCGAGGACCAGGTGGTTCATCGGCGATCACGACATCCACGCCCAGTTCCCGGACGAACTGGCTGATGTGCTGGCCTCCATGACGTCCGCGGGAGCGCCCCAATGA
- a CDS encoding 6-phosphofructokinase, producing MARRRIGILTGGGDVPGLNSVIKSVTYRATEQGYEVLGIRRGWEGLTHGRRLADGSADPLYARPLDRTNTRAIDRTGGTVLHTSRTNPRTMREAALPRWLSAEQRMALRVDEDRYDLTPLVLDHIRELGLDQLVTIGGDDTLSFSHVLVDHGVPLIAIPKTMDNDVQGTEYCIGFSSAITRAKELIDRQRTTLGSHERIGVFRIFGRDAGFSALFTAYVSSGRCVIPEAPYDLDALATLLAADQEANPSRYAFVITAEGAIWQGARMVDIGEADAFGHRHKANVGEALAAELRSRTGIETVASELTYDLRSGQPDMLDQLVATTFANIAMDLLADGVSGRMVAIRDGKYDHAPLPDPALGARRVDVATQYNVERFRPQYAARLGEPILLSTPLGV from the coding sequence ATGGCACGACGGCGGATCGGCATCCTCACCGGGGGTGGCGACGTCCCGGGGCTCAACTCGGTCATCAAGAGCGTGACCTACCGGGCGACCGAGCAGGGATACGAGGTCCTCGGCATCCGGCGTGGGTGGGAGGGCCTCACCCATGGGCGACGCCTGGCGGACGGTTCGGCCGATCCACTGTACGCACGCCCCCTCGACCGGACGAACACGCGCGCCATCGACCGGACGGGCGGTACCGTCCTCCACACCTCGCGGACGAATCCGCGCACGATGCGCGAGGCGGCACTGCCGCGCTGGTTGTCAGCCGAGCAGCGCATGGCCCTCCGGGTCGACGAGGATCGCTACGACCTCACCCCGCTCGTCCTCGACCACATCCGCGAGCTCGGACTGGACCAGCTCGTCACGATCGGCGGCGACGACACGCTTTCGTTCTCGCACGTCCTCGTCGACCACGGCGTGCCGCTCATCGCGATCCCGAAGACGATGGACAACGACGTCCAGGGGACCGAGTACTGCATCGGCTTCTCCTCGGCGATCACCCGGGCGAAGGAGCTCATCGATCGTCAACGGACCACGCTCGGCTCCCACGAACGGATCGGCGTGTTCCGGATCTTCGGCCGCGACGCCGGCTTCTCCGCCCTCTTCACCGCCTACGTCTCGTCGGGCCGCTGCGTGATCCCCGAGGCGCCGTACGACCTCGACGCCCTCGCCACCCTCCTCGCCGCCGATCAGGAGGCGAATCCGTCGCGCTACGCGTTCGTCATCACCGCCGAGGGCGCGATCTGGCAGGGAGCGCGGATGGTCGACATCGGTGAGGCGGACGCCTTCGGCCACCGCCACAAGGCCAACGTCGGTGAGGCGCTGGCGGCCGAGCTCAGGTCGCGGACGGGCATCGAGACCGTGGCATCGGAGCTCACCTACGACCTCCGCAGCGGACAGCCGGACATGCTCGACCAGCTCGTCGCGACGACCTTCGCCAACATCGCGATGGATCTCCTGGCCGACGGAGTCAGCGGCCGGATGGTCGCCATCCGCGATGGGAAGTACGACCACGCGCCGCTCCCCGACCCGGCACTCGGCGCCCGTCGCGTGGACGTCGCCACGCAGTACAACGTCGAGCGGTTCCGTCCCCAGTACGCGGCCCGCCTCGGCGAACCGATCCTCCTCTCGACGCCACTGGGTGTCTGA
- a CDS encoding nucleoside deaminase: MNYELFMGEALAEAHLALGLGDRPIAAVVVVHDAMVARAHDRVRETNDPTAHATIVALREASRRLGTAELSDATVFTTMEPCAMCVGALLQSDVEALVFALPDPLEGAAGSVLQLAQHAGLPRRLKVVSGIRRDEVEELFAGPLPARA, encoded by the coding sequence ATGAACTACGAGTTGTTCATGGGCGAGGCGCTCGCCGAGGCTCATCTCGCGCTCGGGCTCGGCGATCGTCCGATCGCCGCGGTGGTCGTCGTGCATGACGCGATGGTCGCCCGGGCCCATGACCGTGTCCGCGAGACCAACGACCCGACCGCGCATGCCACGATCGTGGCGCTCCGCGAGGCGAGCCGCCGGCTCGGGACCGCCGAACTCAGCGATGCCACGGTCTTCACGACGATGGAACCCTGCGCGATGTGCGTCGGGGCCCTGCTTCAGAGCGATGTCGAGGCACTCGTCTTCGCCCTGCCGGATCCGCTCGAGGGAGCGGCGGGCAGCGTCCTCCAGCTCGCCCAGCACGCCGGCCTGCCGCGCCGTCTCAAGGTCGTGAGCGGCATCCGTCGCGACGAGGTGGAGGAGCTCTTCGCCGGCCCGCTGCCCGCGCGAGCCTAG
- a CDS encoding NAD(P)-dependent oxidoreductase produces the protein MRSVRTRPWYRPSRIRSPGRAVDGGGHMERLGFIGLGTMGAAMAGHLVRAGHPVAVWNRTPGRAAELAAAGATEASTPGDLARSSAIVLICVSDTPDVEEVLFGPDGVAGGIAPGTLVIDHSTISPLATRSFAARLAVLGAGFVDAPVSGGSEGARKASLTIFCGGEAADVARARPILERLGTTITHFGPAGSGQAVKAVNQVVIAGVYLAVAEGLVLAIKAGLDTEQVVAALGGGVASSWILANRSSRMLANDYPLGFKTRLHLKDLGIALAMAREVGAVLPLAGLAAQLENGLVARGYGDEDMSNLARTIRTLSGLD, from the coding sequence ATGCGGTCCGTGCGCACCCGGCCATGGTACCGGCCATCTCGGATACGCTCTCCGGGCAGGGCCGTCGACGGAGGAGGGCACATGGAACGCCTGGGGTTCATCGGTCTCGGGACGATGGGCGCCGCGATGGCCGGCCATCTCGTGCGCGCCGGCCACCCAGTCGCCGTCTGGAACCGGACTCCCGGCCGGGCGGCGGAGCTCGCCGCCGCGGGTGCCACCGAAGCATCCACCCCGGGCGACCTCGCCCGTTCGAGCGCCATCGTCCTCATCTGCGTCTCGGACACGCCGGACGTCGAGGAGGTGCTCTTCGGACCGGATGGCGTCGCGGGCGGCATCGCCCCGGGTACCCTCGTCATCGATCACTCGACGATCAGTCCGCTCGCCACCCGGTCGTTCGCCGCTCGGTTGGCAGTGCTCGGCGCCGGGTTCGTCGATGCGCCCGTCTCCGGAGGAAGCGAGGGCGCCCGGAAGGCGAGCCTCACGATCTTCTGCGGTGGCGAGGCGGCCGACGTCGCCCGCGCCCGCCCCATCCTCGAACGACTCGGAACGACGATCACCCACTTCGGTCCGGCGGGCTCCGGCCAGGCCGTGAAGGCGGTCAACCAGGTCGTGATCGCCGGCGTATACCTCGCGGTGGCCGAGGGCCTCGTGCTCGCCATCAAGGCCGGCCTCGACACCGAGCAGGTGGTCGCGGCGCTTGGCGGCGGCGTCGCGTCGAGCTGGATCCTCGCCAATCGCAGCTCCCGGATGCTCGCCAACGACTACCCGCTCGGGTTCAAGACCCGTCTTCACCTCAAGGACCTCGGTATCGCCCTCGCGATGGCACGAGAGGTGGGTGCCGTCCTTCCCCTCGCGGGCCTCGCGGCGCAGCTCGAGAACGGACTCGTCGCTCGTGGCTACGGCGACGAGGACATGTCGAACCTGGCGCGGACCATCCGCACGCTCTCCGGTCTCGACTGA